The proteins below come from a single Triticum aestivum cultivar Chinese Spring chromosome 5D, IWGSC CS RefSeq v2.1, whole genome shotgun sequence genomic window:
- the LOC123120447 gene encoding uncharacterized protein, with protein sequence MASTPPPRDLARLDPAAPPTRDLAGLALAAERSRRPRPRHGSHAATPSGQSPDRRGSSSSACKDFLRKFVDNELLTASLEDWFSGDSEDCGFRKPAFDVPFDLAELQNFDYALEGVTFQQLVRMPNALHASTSDVFEATAHLALEDFLHAGIKGLWEAFWGPEEAMPFSVACIHSTSSRFYPAEKAIGSGKLDGVCATAVLLKNSKHSQGRWDHIVVLALLRPDIGMVSVQSDQHLSPAVLGEALFFALRVLLSRSLSRSSTVLRNSDSVYVLLVDSQFGGVVNVQGDLNKLNFDLNNVYECAAEWIKKDAKITVSSVDRVWNKLGNANWGDIGTLQVLLAVYHSMVQFCGAPKYSLDELATEHSSRLQSRRSERHLVDRQSNGNGLFRFQQRSHSPEIVEVQEEGTVDVKPDEILKLEIGSIVFMEDSNCQKGFQINDIRTESEPPIYGAVPVEEPTKSYLLYVGSSPSHLEPAWEDMNSWYQVQRQTKVLTLMKQRDISSRYIPQMVASGRVGHPGPCNKPNSSGSCGHPLCSTPILVTSPVGETISNLIRNGLFGVEEALRCCHDCLSALAAASSAGIRHGDIRPENVIRVSNGSRQPHFVLIGWGHAILEDRDRPLMNLFFSSTFALQEGKLCAASDAESLIYLLYFSCGGVCPELDSVEGALQWRETSWSRRVIQQKLGDVAAVLKAFADYVDSLCGTPYPMDYEIWLRRFRRTINEDHGKEVDTSS encoded by the exons ATGGCATCGACCCCGCCGCCGCGAGATCTCGCGCGCCtcgaccccgccgccccgcccacgCGAGATCTCGCCGGTCTCGCCCTGGCCGCCGAAAGATCTCGCCGGCCCCGCCCTCGCCACGGCTCTCACGCGGCCACGCCGTCAG GCCAGTCGCCTGACCGGCGCGGTTCATCATCATCCGCCTGTAAAGACTTCCTCCGGAAGTTCGTGGACAACGAGCTTCTGACGGCAAGCCTAGAGGATTGGTTTTCTGGGGACAGCGAGGACTGCGGTTTCCGGAAGCCGGCTTTCGATGTTCCTTTTGACCTTGCCGAGCTGCAGAATTTTGACTATGCTCTGGAAGGTGTTACTTTTCAGCAGCTAGTGCGGATGCCCAACGCTCTTCATGCGTCCACATCGGATGTTTTTGAAGCTACTGCGCACCTTGCCCTGGAGGATTTTCTGCACGCTGGCATCAAGGGACTCTGGGAAGCTTTCTGGGGTCCTGAGGAAGCTATGCCTTTCTCTGTTGCTTGCATACACAGCACGAGCTCCAGATTTTACCCTGCCGAGAAGGCTATTGGCAGCGGAAAACTCGATGGTGTCTGTGCGACAGCTGTGCTGCTCAAGAATTCAAAGCATTCGCAAGGGAGATGGGATCATATTGTTGTGTTGGCTTTGTTGAGACCTGATATTGGAATGGTTTCTGTGCAGAGTGACCAGCATCTGTCTCCTGCTGTCCTGGGGGAGGCGCTATTCTTTGCACTTCGTGTATTGCTTTCTCGGAGCCTCAGCAGGTCCTCCACTGTCCTTCGAAATTCAGATTCTGTTTATGTGCTCCTCGTAGACTCACAGTTTGGAGGAGTGGTCAATGTCCAAGGCGATCTGAACAAGCTAAACTTTGATTTGAACAATGTTTATGAGTGTGCTGCtgaatggataaaaaaggatgccAAAATTACagtttcttccgttgaccgggtatGGAATAAACTTGGGAATGCTAACTGGGGAGACATTGGGACCCTTCAAGTTCTCCTTGCAGTTTACCACTCAATGGTCCAATTCTGCGGAGCACCAAAGTATTCTCTCGATGAACTGGCCACAGAGCATAGTTCCAGGCTACAGAGTCGAAGATCGGAGAGACACTTGGTCGACAGACAATCCAATGGAAACGGTCTGTTTCGGTTCCAGCAGCGAAGTCATTCTCCTGAAATTGTTGAAGTGCAGGAGGAAGGCACTGTAGATGTAAAACCAGATGAAATCTTGAAGCTTGAGATAGGGTCCATTGTCTTCATGGAAGATTCTAACTGCCAGAAGGGTTTTCAAATCAATGATATTCGAACAGAAAGTGAGCCTCCTATTTATGGTGCTGTTCCTGTGGAAGAGCCTACCAAATCCTATTTGCTGTATGTAGGTTCCAGTCCTTCTCATCTGGAGCCAGCATGGGAGGATATGAATTCCTGGTACCAAGTTCAAAGACAGACGAAAGTACTGACCTTGATGAAGCAAAGGGACATTTCTAGCAGATACATACCACAGATGGTAGCTTCTGGACGTGTAGGCCATCCAGGCCCGTGCAACAAGCCGAACTCCAGTGGGAGTTGTGGTCATCCACTGTGCAGCACTCCAATCCTTGTCACCTCACCAGTTGGGGAGACCATTTCAAATCTGATACGGAACGGATTGTTTGGTGTTGAGGAGGCTCTGAGATGTTGCCATGACTGTTTATCTGCTCTTGCTGCTGCATCATCTGCGGGAATCCGTCACGGTGATATCCGGCCAGAAAATGTGATCCGTGTCAGCAATGGTTCAAGGCAACCACATTTTGTACTTATTGGATGGGGTCATGCTATCCTAGAAGATAGGGATCGACCTTTGATGAATCTATTCTTTTCATCTACTTTTGCTCTTCAGGAAGGGAAGCTATGTGCCGCATCTGATGCTGAAAGTTTAATATACCTTTTATATTTCTCGTGTGGTGGAGTCTGCCCAGAGCTTGACTCGGTTGAAGGTGCACTTCAATGGAGAGAGACATCATGGTCAAGGAGAGTTATACAACAGAAGTTGGGTGATGTTGCAGCAGTTTTGAAAGCATTTGCAGATTATGTTGACAGCCTTTGTGGGACCCCGTACCCAATGGACTATGAAATATGGTTACGAAGGTTCCGAAGAACAATAAATGAAGATCATGGGAAGGAGGTTGACACATCAAGTTAG